In Mesorhizobium sp. 113-3-3, a genomic segment contains:
- the dapB gene encoding 4-hydroxy-tetrahydrodipicolinate reductase — translation MSETSATAGKPAGDMGLVVVGAAGRMGQTLIRAIHTIPGARVIGAVERADSPHLGKDAGELAGIGIINVPISDDPLPVFAKADGVLDFTTPASTVEFAGYAAQARIVHVIGTTGCSVDDNAKIAAAARHATIVKSGNMSLGVNLLAVLVEQAARALDADDFDIEILEMHHKHKVDAPSGTALLLGEAAAAGRGIALAGNDVRSRDGHTGVRKQGTIGFATLRGGSVVGDHSVILAGTGERITLSHHAEDRAIFARGAVKAALWARGKKPGLYSMRDVLGLS, via the coding sequence ATGAGCGAGACATCGGCAACAGCCGGCAAGCCGGCAGGCGACATGGGCCTTGTGGTGGTGGGCGCGGCCGGCCGCATGGGCCAGACGCTGATCCGCGCCATCCACACCATTCCGGGCGCCCGCGTCATCGGCGCGGTCGAACGCGCGGATTCGCCGCATCTCGGCAAGGATGCCGGTGAGCTGGCGGGCATCGGCATCATCAACGTGCCGATATCAGACGATCCGCTGCCGGTCTTTGCCAAGGCCGACGGCGTGCTCGACTTCACCACGCCGGCCTCGACCGTGGAATTCGCCGGCTACGCGGCGCAGGCGCGCATCGTCCATGTCATCGGCACGACCGGCTGTTCGGTCGACGACAATGCGAAAATCGCGGCGGCCGCGCGCCACGCGACGATCGTCAAATCGGGCAATATGAGCCTCGGCGTCAACCTGCTGGCGGTGCTGGTCGAGCAGGCGGCGCGTGCGCTCGACGCCGACGATTTCGACATCGAGATTTTGGAAATGCACCACAAGCACAAGGTCGACGCGCCATCAGGCACGGCACTGCTGCTCGGCGAGGCCGCTGCCGCCGGGCGCGGCATTGCGCTCGCCGGCAACGATGTGCGTTCACGCGACGGCCATACCGGCGTGCGAAAGCAGGGCACGATCGGCTTCGCCACGCTGCGCGGCGGCTCTGTGGTTGGCGACCACAGCGTCATCCTGGCCGGCACAGGCGAGCGCATCACGCTGTCCCATCACGCCGAGGACCGCGCCATCTTCGCCCGCGGCGCCGTCAAGGCGGCGCTCTGGGCACGCGGCAAGAAGCCGGGACTCTATTCGATGCGGGACGTGCTCGGCCTGAGCTGA